One Actinoplanes missouriensis 431 DNA segment encodes these proteins:
- a CDS encoding sensor domain-containing phosphodiesterase translates to MTVPEERERWSPAPPSALPEPRQPAEDRAAWFTYSAAGDQIVWSAALSAMLGRPPAEKEMTRQILARYVHRDDHAKALGAITEAWTSRNTVHTTVRLMRTDGGWFDVDCRLEPMMSPDGTVRGLRGTVQDVTHRERTRRENARLTRRGETVQASLIEPDPATGLLTRARFADEIDRALRGSAGAVLVVRVQAEDDGEDGVRPERNGELLRRAARLLEDRIPPEHLLGRVGPNEIGVLLAAAAWNTAHEHARRLIDALRSAPPADRCPRATAWGGLVRFEQDAEAGSHDLLIDAEQAWRQSRELRRPLTLVAHPVPVRDRQGSYRSRVADALGTDRFTLYSQPILELQTNKVTRHELLLRVIDEADGPQSPIQVLDTAERLDAIFDIDLWVVERAMRLAAEEPGLCLQVNLSGRSVGDPRLTAEVEKLLDRYAVDPAQLTFEITETALIGNLSEARRFADRVRDLGCGLALDDFGSGYASFRYLRLFPIDLVKIDGEYVVDLVDNPQDQVLVRALVQVCQAYGIHTVAEFVQDEPTLRMLRELGVDYVQGYLIGRPSPVPPGRLHNA, encoded by the coding sequence ATGACCGTGCCCGAAGAACGGGAGCGCTGGTCGCCGGCCCCGCCGTCGGCTCTGCCCGAACCACGGCAGCCCGCCGAGGACCGCGCCGCCTGGTTCACCTACTCCGCGGCCGGTGACCAGATCGTCTGGTCCGCCGCGCTCTCCGCGATGCTCGGCCGCCCGCCCGCCGAGAAGGAGATGACCCGGCAGATACTCGCCCGTTACGTGCACCGCGACGACCACGCGAAAGCGCTCGGCGCGATCACCGAGGCGTGGACCAGCCGGAACACCGTGCACACCACGGTCCGGCTGATGCGCACCGACGGCGGCTGGTTCGACGTGGACTGCCGGCTCGAGCCGATGATGAGCCCGGACGGCACGGTCCGCGGCCTGCGCGGCACGGTCCAGGACGTCACCCACCGGGAGCGGACCCGCCGGGAGAACGCGCGGCTCACCCGGCGCGGTGAGACCGTGCAGGCGTCCCTGATCGAGCCGGACCCGGCGACCGGCCTGCTCACCCGGGCCCGGTTCGCCGACGAGATCGACCGGGCGCTGCGCGGTTCGGCCGGCGCGGTGCTGGTGGTGCGGGTCCAGGCGGAGGACGACGGCGAGGACGGGGTGCGCCCCGAGCGCAACGGCGAGCTGCTGCGCCGCGCCGCGCGGCTGCTGGAGGACCGGATCCCCCCGGAGCATCTGCTCGGCCGGGTCGGGCCCAACGAGATCGGTGTCCTGCTCGCCGCGGCCGCCTGGAACACGGCTCACGAGCACGCCCGCCGGCTGATCGACGCGCTGCGGTCCGCGCCGCCGGCCGACCGATGCCCGCGAGCCACCGCCTGGGGCGGCCTGGTCCGCTTCGAGCAGGACGCCGAGGCCGGCAGCCACGACCTGCTGATCGACGCCGAGCAGGCTTGGCGGCAGTCCCGCGAGCTGCGCCGGCCGCTCACCCTGGTGGCGCATCCGGTTCCGGTGCGGGACCGGCAGGGGTCGTACCGCAGCCGGGTCGCCGACGCGCTCGGCACCGACCGGTTCACGCTCTACTCGCAGCCGATCCTGGAGCTGCAGACCAACAAGGTGACCCGGCACGAACTGCTGCTGCGGGTGATCGACGAGGCCGACGGCCCGCAGTCGCCGATCCAGGTGCTGGACACCGCCGAGCGGCTCGACGCGATCTTCGACATCGACCTCTGGGTGGTGGAGCGGGCCATGCGGCTCGCCGCCGAGGAGCCCGGCCTCTGCCTGCAGGTCAATCTCTCCGGTCGCTCGGTCGGCGACCCCCGGCTCACCGCCGAGGTGGAGAAACTGCTCGACCGGTACGCGGTGGATCCGGCACAGCTCACCTTCGAGATCACCGAGACCGCGCTGATCGGCAACCTGAGTGAGGCGCGCCGCTTCGCCGACCGGGTCCGTGACCTCGGCTGCGGTCTGGCGCTCGACGACTTCGGCTCCGGGTACGCGTCGTTCCGCTACCTGCGGCTCTTCCCGATCGACCTCGTCAAGATCGACGGGGAGTATGTGGTGGATCTGGTCGACAACCCGCAGGACCAGGTGCTGGTCCGGGCGCTGGTGCAGGTCTGCCAGGCGTACGGGATCCACACCGTCGCCGAGTTCGTGCAGGACGAGCCGACCCTGCGGATGCTGCGTGAGCTGGGCGTCGACTACGTGCAGGGCTATCTGATCGGCCGGCCGTCACCGGTTCCGCCGGGCCGATTGCACAACGCCTGA
- a CDS encoding cupin domain-containing protein, producing the protein MEHFTIATVAEQSPDFRRVLWTGKHTQLVVMTIPSGGEIGEEVHEVDQILTFVSGVGKAIISGQTRKVAQGDLVVVPAGRKHNFLNDGPNPLVLYTVYGPPEHADGAVHKTKEEADAAEEAGQDEPPSA; encoded by the coding sequence ATGGAGCACTTCACGATTGCGACCGTCGCTGAGCAGAGTCCCGACTTCCGCCGCGTCCTCTGGACCGGTAAGCACACCCAGCTCGTGGTCATGACGATTCCATCGGGCGGCGAGATCGGCGAGGAGGTCCACGAGGTGGACCAGATCCTCACCTTCGTCAGCGGTGTCGGCAAGGCCATCATCTCGGGTCAGACCCGCAAGGTCGCGCAGGGCGACCTGGTCGTGGTGCCCGCCGGGCGCAAGCACAACTTCCTCAACGACGGCCCGAACCCGCTGGTCCTCTACACGGTTTACGGCCCGCCGGAGCACGCGGACGGCGCCGTGCACAAGACCAAGGAAGAGGCCGACGCGGCCGAGGAAGCCGGCCAGGACGAGCCGCCGTCGGCGTGA
- a CDS encoding MarR family winged helix-turn-helix transcriptional regulator produces the protein MTEPIDGGPRWLTDEQQHTWRRLVEVLVKVPAALEAQLQRDAGLTHMGYLVLMTLSERPDRRLSMSKLAKLACASLSRLSHVVARLEEKGWIRRERDPDDGRVQIAVLTDEGYDKVVATAPGHAEAVHQLIFDRLTVAQVRQLNRVTEALLEQPLEVREKR, from the coding sequence ATGACTGAGCCCATCGACGGCGGGCCGCGCTGGCTGACCGACGAGCAGCAGCACACCTGGCGCCGCCTGGTCGAGGTGCTCGTCAAGGTGCCGGCCGCGCTGGAGGCCCAGCTGCAACGGGACGCCGGGCTGACCCACATGGGCTACCTGGTCCTGATGACCCTCTCCGAGCGCCCCGACCGCCGCCTGTCCATGAGCAAGCTGGCGAAACTGGCCTGCGCGTCGCTGTCCCGGCTCTCCCACGTGGTGGCTCGCCTGGAGGAGAAGGGCTGGATCCGCCGCGAGCGGGACCCGGACGACGGCCGGGTCCAGATCGCCGTGCTCACCGACGAGGGGTACGACAAGGTCGTGGCGACCGCGCCCGGCCACGCCGAGGCGGTGCACCAGCTGATCTTCGACCGGCTCACCGTGGCGCAGGTGCGGCAGCTCAACCGGGTGACCGAGGCCCTGCTGGAACAGCCCCTGGAGGTCCGGGAGAAGCGTTAG
- a CDS encoding MGH1-like glycoside hydrolase domain-containing protein, with protein sequence MHADVSAELWKSATWVLDTGRAGRSAPASWDIAVTAIGFAYTDPARAWQRLRGLFEAQRPTGQLPSETCTTFPGYGRSRTRQATPPLHAVAAWEVYRHCAAHGAAHVRQAQAEISWLYPRLSAQQEYLTGETSHPGFDAILGAADLALAQMAGALGRPADADRHRDRAQAIAEALVRRLWDPVTGTFRSRDPRTGEPGPAHTAAGLLPLLLPDLPAEHAEAIRAEMASERFGLPSRTGLPVPENDGGGRGPIRVDLNWLLRRGLLVHGQRAEADRLRTAVTGLVHANGHYAAYDPDTGEGRGTSSDERTAALCLDLLADRSAPAYARA encoded by the coding sequence ATGCACGCAGACGTCTCCGCCGAACTCTGGAAGTCCGCGACCTGGGTCCTCGACACCGGTCGCGCGGGCCGCTCCGCCCCGGCGAGCTGGGACATCGCCGTCACCGCGATCGGCTTCGCCTACACCGATCCGGCGCGCGCCTGGCAGCGCCTCCGAGGCCTCTTCGAGGCCCAGCGACCCACCGGCCAGCTGCCTTCCGAGACCTGCACGACCTTTCCCGGGTACGGCCGGAGCCGCACCCGCCAAGCGACCCCGCCCCTGCACGCGGTGGCGGCGTGGGAGGTCTACCGGCATTGCGCGGCGCACGGGGCGGCCCACGTCCGGCAGGCACAGGCCGAGATCTCCTGGCTCTACCCCCGGCTCTCGGCTCAGCAGGAGTACCTGACCGGCGAGACGTCACACCCCGGCTTCGACGCGATCCTCGGCGCCGCCGATCTCGCCCTGGCCCAGATGGCCGGCGCGCTGGGCCGGCCCGCCGACGCCGACCGGCACCGGGATCGGGCGCAGGCGATCGCCGAGGCGCTGGTCCGCCGGCTCTGGGACCCGGTGACCGGCACGTTCCGATCCCGTGACCCGCGCACCGGCGAGCCCGGCCCGGCGCACACGGCAGCGGGACTGCTGCCGCTGCTGCTCCCGGACCTGCCGGCCGAGCACGCCGAGGCGATCCGCGCCGAGATGGCGTCGGAGCGGTTCGGGCTGCCGTCGCGGACCGGGCTGCCGGTGCCGGAGAACGACGGTGGCGGCCGCGGGCCGATCCGGGTCGACCTGAACTGGCTGCTGCGCCGGGGACTGCTCGTGCACGGCCAGCGCGCCGAGGCCGACCGGCTGCGGACCGCGGTGACCGGCCTGGTCCACGCGAACGGGCACTACGCGGCGTACGACCCGGACACCGGTGAGGGTCGCGGCACGTCGTCCGACGAACGGACCGCGGCGCTCTGCCTGGACCTGCTGGCCGACCGCTCGGCTCCGGCGTACGCCAGGGCCTAA
- a CDS encoding DNA polymerase ligase N-terminal domain-containing protein, whose amino-acid sequence MTDRLDDYRRKRDARRTPEPIPPAIRTTSTVTTNRFVIQQHHARSLHWDVRLEHDGVLVSFAVPRGLPRDQARNNLAKHTEDHPLEYLDFAGEIPAGEYGGGRMTIHDRGTYETDKWRDDEIGVTFHGERTTGRYVFFQTGGRDWMVRRMDPAEPGWEPMPEVVAPMLATRAAGLPADDADWGYEMRWGGRRVTAYISGGRSRLTDADGVDVTSWYPEIRPIGPALAPVEAVLDGEIVAFDGARPAPELLDRRTAPKDSAAARRAAERTPVQFLVYDLLWLEGHSTMELVRYSERRELLDGLALAGDHWQTPPFFAGGGEFAREAARAQGLPGVVAKRLDSPYLPGRRSRLWLAVAAD is encoded by the coding sequence ATGACGGACCGCCTCGACGACTACCGCCGCAAGCGGGACGCCCGCCGCACCCCGGAGCCGATCCCACCGGCCATCAGGACGACGAGCACGGTTACCACGAACCGCTTCGTCATCCAGCAGCATCACGCCCGCAGCCTGCACTGGGACGTCCGGCTGGAACACGACGGCGTGCTCGTCTCGTTCGCCGTGCCGCGCGGACTCCCCCGGGATCAGGCTCGGAACAATCTCGCCAAGCACACCGAGGATCACCCGTTGGAGTACCTCGACTTCGCCGGCGAGATCCCGGCCGGCGAGTACGGCGGCGGCCGGATGACGATCCACGACCGGGGCACCTACGAGACCGACAAGTGGCGCGACGACGAGATCGGCGTGACCTTCCACGGGGAGCGGACCACCGGACGGTACGTGTTCTTCCAGACCGGCGGCAGGGACTGGATGGTGCGCCGGATGGATCCGGCCGAACCGGGCTGGGAGCCGATGCCCGAGGTGGTCGCCCCGATGCTGGCGACCCGGGCGGCGGGACTCCCGGCCGACGACGCCGACTGGGGTTATGAGATGCGCTGGGGCGGGCGGCGGGTCACCGCGTACATCTCCGGTGGAAGATCTCGCCTGACCGACGCCGACGGCGTCGATGTGACCTCGTGGTACCCGGAGATCCGGCCGATCGGCCCGGCGCTCGCCCCGGTCGAGGCCGTGCTCGACGGTGAGATCGTCGCGTTCGACGGCGCCCGGCCCGCGCCCGAGCTCCTGGATCGGCGCACCGCGCCGAAGGACTCCGCGGCGGCGCGGCGGGCGGCGGAGCGCACGCCGGTGCAGTTCCTGGTGTACGACCTGCTGTGGCTGGAGGGGCACTCCACGATGGAGCTGGTCCGGTACTCGGAGCGCCGTGAGCTGCTGGACGGGCTGGCCCTGGCCGGGGACCACTGGCAGACGCCCCCGTTCTTCGCCGGCGGTGGCGAGTTCGCCCGTGAGGCCGCCCGGGCGCAGGGCCTGCCCGGAGTGGTCGCGAAGCGGCTGGACTCGCCCTATCTGCCGGGCCGCCGCAGTCGTCTCTGGCTCGCCGTTGCGGCGGACTGA
- a CDS encoding FAD-dependent monooxygenase encodes MTLRILVVGAGISGLAAARGLRIAGFRPDVVEALPATVVPGAGIYLPGNASRALRLLGLDVPLRPLGDLIFRQVFLDARGRELFEMDVAALWAGVGESRALSRADLQQVLLTGVGGEVRFETEVTGLEIVEGAAKVEFSTGGVAEYDLVVGADGRRSTIREKVGLGGPAVPTGQIVYRSVVSGGPPLTDWTAVLGRRASFVAMPMGGRRIYCYADETAPDSPNPDDPRARMLELFESFGGPVPAILDKIEKVQVARTDEVVLPSWSKGPVVLAGDAAHATAPTLAQGAAMSFEDGYVLGQELRASADDIPAALRAFERRRRPRCGEVRERTRERDRTRDVPPTLRDPMLRRRGLRLFTDHYRELVSPV; translated from the coding sequence ATGACCTTGCGCATCCTTGTGGTGGGCGCCGGCATCTCCGGCCTGGCTGCGGCGCGAGGGCTGCGCATCGCCGGATTCCGGCCGGACGTGGTGGAGGCGCTGCCCGCCACCGTCGTGCCGGGCGCCGGCATCTACCTTCCGGGCAATGCGTCACGGGCCCTGCGGCTGCTCGGGCTCGACGTCCCGCTGCGACCGCTCGGCGATCTGATCTTCCGGCAGGTCTTCCTGGACGCGCGCGGCCGCGAGCTCTTCGAGATGGACGTCGCGGCTCTGTGGGCGGGCGTCGGCGAGTCACGGGCGCTGTCCCGCGCCGATCTGCAGCAGGTGCTGCTCACCGGGGTCGGCGGAGAGGTGCGCTTCGAGACCGAGGTCACCGGGCTGGAGATCGTCGAGGGCGCGGCGAAAGTGGAGTTCTCCACCGGCGGCGTCGCGGAGTACGACCTGGTCGTCGGCGCGGACGGCCGGCGCTCCACGATCCGCGAGAAAGTGGGTCTCGGTGGTCCCGCCGTGCCGACCGGGCAGATCGTCTACCGCTCGGTGGTGAGCGGCGGGCCGCCGCTCACCGACTGGACGGCGGTGCTCGGGCGCCGGGCCTCCTTCGTCGCGATGCCGATGGGCGGCCGCAGGATCTACTGCTACGCCGACGAGACCGCGCCGGACAGTCCCAACCCGGACGACCCGCGGGCCCGCATGCTCGAGCTCTTCGAGTCGTTCGGCGGTCCGGTGCCGGCCATCCTGGACAAGATCGAGAAAGTGCAGGTCGCGCGGACCGACGAGGTCGTGCTGCCGAGCTGGTCCAAGGGCCCGGTCGTGCTCGCCGGCGACGCGGCGCACGCCACCGCGCCGACCCTGGCCCAGGGCGCGGCGATGTCGTTCGAGGACGGTTACGTGCTGGGCCAGGAGCTCCGGGCCTCGGCCGACGACATCCCGGCGGCCCTGCGGGCGTTCGAGCGGCGGCGCCGGCCGCGCTGCGGCGAGGTGCGCGAGCGGACCCGGGAGCGGGACCGCACCCGCGACGTCCCGCCCACGCTGCGTGACCCGATGCTGCGCCGGCGTGGCCTGCGTCTCTTCACCGACCACTATCGCGAGCTGGTGTCTCCGGTTTAG
- the ctaD gene encoding aa3-type cytochrome oxidase subunit I: MTTVAPSPIATRPYPVRRQVKGSAIARILRTTDAKQIGIMYMITAFVFFLLGGLMALLMRAELARPGMQLLSPEQFNQLFTMHGTIMLLFFATPIVFAFGNYVVPIQIGAPDVSFPRLNSFAYWLYLFGGLITIGGFLTPGGAADFGWFAYTPLSDALHSPGVGGNMWVVGLAISGLGTILGSVNLITTILTLRAPGMTMFRMPIMTWNMLVTALLAVMVFPFLAAALFALAADRVLGAHVFDVETGGPMLWQHLFWFFGHPEVYIIALPFFGIITEVIPVFSRKPVFGYKGLVAATLLIGALSMSVWAHHMFVTGQVLLPFFSFLSFLIAVPTGMKFFVWIGTMWRGQISFESPMLFAVGFMVTFLFGGLSGVLLAAPPIDFHVSDSYFVIAHFHYVLFGTIVFAVFSGIYFWFPKMFGRMLDERLAKIHFWLTFIGFHATFLVQHWLGTKGMPRRYADYLPSDGFTFLNTFSTIGSFVLGLSTLPFIYNVWKSYKVGKVTTANDPWGHGNSLEWATTTPPPLRNFDRMPRIRSERPAFDEKFPELAAGHSLAGPPEGGARPLTAESDGGATYQEDKS; the protein is encoded by the coding sequence GTGACGACCGTTGCGCCGTCGCCGATCGCGACCCGGCCATATCCGGTTCGGCGGCAGGTCAAGGGTTCGGCGATCGCTCGGATCCTGCGCACGACGGACGCGAAGCAGATCGGGATCATGTACATGATCACGGCCTTCGTGTTCTTCCTGCTGGGTGGCCTGATGGCCCTCCTGATGCGCGCCGAGCTGGCTCGCCCGGGCATGCAGTTGCTGTCGCCGGAGCAGTTCAACCAGCTGTTCACCATGCACGGCACGATCATGCTGCTGTTCTTCGCGACACCGATCGTGTTCGCGTTCGGCAACTACGTCGTGCCGATCCAGATCGGCGCGCCGGACGTGTCGTTCCCGCGGCTGAACTCCTTCGCCTACTGGCTCTACCTGTTCGGCGGTCTGATCACCATCGGCGGGTTCCTGACGCCCGGTGGCGCCGCCGACTTCGGCTGGTTCGCGTACACGCCGCTCAGCGACGCGCTGCACTCGCCGGGTGTCGGCGGCAACATGTGGGTCGTCGGCCTGGCGATCTCCGGTCTGGGCACGATCCTCGGCTCGGTCAACCTGATCACCACGATCCTGACCCTGCGGGCCCCGGGCATGACCATGTTCCGGATGCCGATCATGACCTGGAACATGCTGGTCACCGCGCTGCTCGCGGTCATGGTCTTCCCGTTCCTGGCGGCCGCGCTCTTCGCGCTCGCCGCGGACCGCGTCCTCGGTGCGCACGTCTTCGACGTGGAGACCGGCGGGCCGATGCTCTGGCAGCACCTCTTCTGGTTCTTCGGCCACCCCGAGGTGTACATCATCGCGCTGCCGTTCTTCGGCATCATCACCGAGGTCATCCCGGTCTTCAGCCGTAAGCCGGTCTTCGGCTACAAGGGTCTGGTCGCCGCGACCCTGCTGATCGGCGCGCTGTCGATGTCGGTGTGGGCGCACCACATGTTCGTCACCGGCCAGGTGCTGCTGCCGTTCTTCAGCTTCCTGAGCTTCCTGATCGCGGTGCCCACCGGCATGAAGTTCTTCGTCTGGATCGGCACCATGTGGCGCGGCCAGATCAGCTTCGAGTCGCCGATGCTCTTCGCGGTCGGCTTCATGGTGACGTTCCTCTTCGGTGGTCTCTCCGGCGTGCTGCTCGCCGCGCCGCCGATCGACTTCCACGTCTCCGACTCGTACTTCGTGATCGCGCACTTCCACTACGTGCTCTTCGGCACGATCGTGTTCGCGGTCTTCTCCGGCATCTACTTCTGGTTCCCGAAGATGTTCGGCCGGATGCTCGACGAGCGGCTCGCCAAGATTCACTTCTGGCTGACCTTCATCGGCTTCCACGCCACGTTCCTGGTGCAGCACTGGCTGGGCACGAAGGGCATGCCCCGGCGGTACGCGGACTACCTGCCGAGCGACGGGTTCACCTTCCTGAACACGTTCTCGACGATCGGTTCGTTCGTCCTCGGCCTGTCGACCCTGCCGTTCATCTACAACGTGTGGAAGTCCTACAAGGTCGGCAAGGTCACCACGGCGAACGACCCGTGGGGTCACGGCAACTCGCTCGAGTGGGCCACCACCACCCCGCCGCCGCTGCGCAACTTCGACCGGATGCCGCGGATCCGCTCCGAGCGTCCCGCGTTCGACGAGAAGTTCCCGGAGCTGGCCGCCGGTCACTCGCTCGCCGGCCCGCCCGAGGGTGGCGCCCGGCCGCTGACCGCCGAGTCCGACGGCGGCGCGACCTACCAGGAAGACAAGAGCTAG
- a CDS encoding MFS transporter codes for MLLTPYRETLALPKIPSLLVVATLARIPIAAAAVVLTLHVVTDLGRGYGAAGLVGAAATIGGSVGAPVMGRLIDRRGLRPVLVLTTVAEVIYWLVAQSLPYWALLPVAVLGGFLALPAFSVARQSIAALTPESHRLPAFALDSITTEMSFMAGPALGVLIATSAGPRVAMLALAGGIFLSGLGLWLLNPPTRAAHEKPVSSGERVPRRSWLSARFVAILAVTMAATLVLSGTDVAVVAVLRESGEVHWTGAVLSLWAFFSLLGGFAYGTIRRGLPALALFTPMALLTIPVGLGGDHWWLLAVLLIPAGALCAPTITASSDAISRMIPAAARGEAMGLHNSALTVGVALGGPLAGLAIDTKGAAWGFVAVGAVGVLVALLVLPAELRRRRSLAQPPAADVPLPAGAPLPADVPLPAGAPLPAGAPLPAAVPLPAGAPLAAEGPHAAEGKSAHAGEPSRP; via the coding sequence ATGTTGCTCACGCCTTACCGGGAAACGCTCGCCCTGCCGAAGATCCCGTCGTTGCTCGTGGTCGCCACCCTCGCCCGCATCCCGATCGCGGCCGCGGCAGTGGTGCTCACGCTGCACGTCGTGACGGACCTCGGCCGGGGTTACGGTGCGGCCGGTCTGGTCGGCGCGGCCGCCACGATCGGCGGCTCGGTCGGGGCGCCGGTCATGGGCCGTCTCATCGACAGGCGTGGGCTGCGGCCGGTGCTCGTGCTCACCACCGTGGCCGAGGTGATCTATTGGCTGGTGGCGCAGTCATTGCCCTACTGGGCTCTGCTCCCGGTCGCCGTGCTCGGCGGGTTCCTGGCCCTCCCGGCGTTCTCGGTCGCCCGGCAGTCGATCGCCGCCCTGACCCCCGAGTCGCACCGGCTGCCCGCCTTCGCCCTCGACTCGATCACCACCGAGATGTCGTTCATGGCCGGGCCCGCGCTCGGCGTGCTGATCGCCACCAGCGCCGGCCCGCGGGTCGCCATGCTCGCCCTGGCCGGCGGCATCTTCCTGTCCGGCCTCGGGCTCTGGCTGCTCAACCCGCCCACCCGGGCCGCGCACGAGAAACCCGTCTCGAGCGGCGAGCGGGTGCCGCGGCGCAGCTGGCTGAGCGCGCGGTTCGTCGCCATCCTGGCCGTCACGATGGCCGCCACCCTGGTGCTCTCCGGCACCGACGTGGCGGTGGTCGCGGTGCTCCGCGAGTCCGGCGAGGTGCACTGGACGGGGGCGGTGCTCTCGCTGTGGGCGTTCTTCTCCCTGCTGGGCGGTTTCGCGTACGGGACGATCCGTCGCGGCCTGCCCGCCCTCGCCCTGTTCACCCCGATGGCGCTGCTCACCATCCCGGTCGGCCTCGGCGGCGACCACTGGTGGCTGCTCGCCGTCCTGCTCATCCCGGCCGGCGCCCTCTGCGCCCCGACGATCACCGCCAGCTCCGACGCGATCAGCCGCATGATCCCGGCCGCGGCCCGCGGCGAGGCGATGGGCCTGCACAACTCGGCCCTCACCGTCGGCGTCGCCCTGGGCGGCCCGCTGGCCGGCCTGGCGATCGACACGAAGGGCGCTGCGTGGGGTTTCGTGGCGGTGGGCGCGGTCGGCGTTCTGGTGGCGCTGCTGGTCCTACCCGCCGAACTCCGCCGCCGCCGCTCACTGGCACAGCCGCCGGCCGCCGACGTGCCGTTGCCCGCCGGGGCGCCGTTGCCTGCCGACGTGCCGTTGCCCGCCGGGGCGCCGTTGCCCGCCGGGGCGCCGTTGCCCGCCGCCGTGCCGTTGCCGGCCGGGGCGCCGCTGGCGGCCGAGGGGCCCCACGCCGCCGAGGGGAAGTCTGCTCATGCAGGCGAACCCAGCCGACCCTGA
- a CDS encoding RBBP9/YdeN family alpha/beta hydrolase, which translates to MTGQSFLLLHGWQNRRPPTHWQHWLAGELTAQGHSVDYPQLPNPDFPVLDEWLAELRTRVAAMPGTTRTVLCHSLGCLLWLNAAARGEVPLRVDRVVLVAPPSPSVTRSHPEIAGFAPSPVTPAQLSAASAYTRLVGTDNDPYFPEDITTVYGDPLAVPTDVIPGAEHLNHESGYGPWPSLLTWATAPDPHTPIQPRPRH; encoded by the coding sequence ATGACCGGTCAGAGTTTCCTCCTGCTGCACGGCTGGCAGAACCGCCGCCCACCCACGCACTGGCAGCACTGGCTGGCCGGTGAGCTCACCGCGCAGGGTCACTCGGTCGATTACCCTCAGCTGCCGAACCCGGACTTCCCGGTGCTCGACGAGTGGCTGGCCGAACTGCGTACCCGCGTCGCCGCGATGCCCGGCACGACACGCACAGTGCTCTGCCACAGCCTCGGCTGCCTGCTCTGGCTGAACGCGGCGGCCCGGGGCGAGGTCCCGCTGCGGGTGGATCGGGTCGTGCTGGTCGCCCCGCCGTCCCCGTCAGTCACCCGAAGCCACCCGGAGATCGCCGGGTTCGCTCCCTCACCGGTGACGCCCGCCCAGCTGAGCGCGGCGTCCGCCTACACCCGCCTGGTAGGCACCGACAACGACCCCTACTTCCCCGAAGACATCACCACGGTGTACGGCGATCCGCTCGCCGTCCCCACCGACGTCATCCCCGGAGCCGAACACCTGAACCACGAGTCAGGTTACGGCCCCTGGCCCTCACTCCTGACGTGGGCAACCGCCCCCGATCCCCACACCCCGATCCAGCCCCGCCCCCGCCACTGA
- a CDS encoding isochorismatase family protein: MSRALIIVDVQNDFCEGGSLAVSGGAAVAKGISLVLEKAGDRWDHVVATKDWHIDPGSHFSETPDFVDSWPVHCVAGSGGSEFHPELATDRIEAVFRKGEYQAAYSGFEGQTETGETLASWLRGKGVTDVEVVGIATDHCVRATALDAAAAGFTTTVVLELTAGVARATTDAALEQLRAASIATTGTPVVDA, from the coding sequence ATGTCTCGCGCGCTGATCATCGTTGACGTGCAGAACGACTTCTGCGAGGGCGGTTCGCTCGCCGTGTCCGGCGGCGCCGCGGTCGCCAAGGGCATCTCGCTGGTCCTGGAGAAGGCCGGGGACCGCTGGGATCACGTGGTCGCCACCAAGGACTGGCACATCGACCCGGGCTCGCACTTCAGTGAGACACCCGACTTCGTCGACTCGTGGCCGGTGCACTGCGTCGCCGGCTCCGGCGGCTCCGAGTTCCACCCGGAGCTCGCCACCGACCGGATCGAGGCGGTCTTCCGCAAGGGCGAGTACCAGGCGGCCTACTCCGGCTTCGAGGGTCAGACCGAGACCGGTGAAACCCTCGCAAGCTGGCTGCGGGGCAAGGGAGTCACCGACGTCGAGGTCGTGGGCATCGCGACAGACCATTGCGTACGGGCGACAGCACTCGACGCGGCAGCCGCCGGTTTCACCACCACCGTGGTGCTCGAGCTGACCGCCGGGGTGGCCCGGGCGACCACCGACGCGGCCCTCGAACAGCTGCGCGCCGCCTCGATCGCGACGACCGGCACACCAGTTGTCGACGCCTGA